Proteins encoded together in one Halomarina salina window:
- a CDS encoding bacterio-opsin activator domain-containing protein — protein MGTMTEIRLPVNEFALHETFRAVPSTNVEIQRVVAHSADHLVPFLWVTADDFDALHESFEDDASVDSLSRLSEFDGERLYRMSWGSKVAVVAHALAEQDATVLSAVGTDDEWSMRLFFPGRDALQRTHEFADDEGLSMTVDAIYETSDSNRDRFGLTGPQHETLVTAFEQGYYDFPHGVTTEELGSSFDVSAQAAADRLRRGHGNLVEEALVAGDLADVESE, from the coding sequence ATGGGCACGATGACCGAGATACGACTTCCGGTGAACGAGTTCGCGCTCCACGAGACGTTCCGTGCGGTCCCCTCGACGAACGTCGAGATACAACGCGTGGTCGCGCACAGCGCGGACCACCTCGTGCCGTTCCTCTGGGTGACGGCCGACGACTTCGACGCCCTCCACGAGTCGTTCGAGGACGACGCCTCCGTCGACTCGCTGTCGCGACTCTCGGAGTTCGACGGCGAGCGACTCTACCGCATGTCGTGGGGGTCGAAGGTCGCGGTCGTCGCCCACGCCCTGGCCGAGCAGGACGCGACGGTGCTCTCGGCCGTCGGCACCGACGACGAGTGGTCGATGCGACTGTTCTTCCCCGGCCGGGACGCCCTCCAGCGCACCCACGAGTTCGCCGACGACGAGGGGCTGTCGATGACCGTCGACGCCATCTACGAGACGAGCGACTCGAACCGTGACCGGTTCGGGTTGACCGGACCGCAACACGAGACGCTCGTCACCGCCTTCGAACAGGGCTACTACGACTTCCCGCACGGCGTGACGACCGAGGAGCTGGGGTCGTCGTTCGACGTCTCCGCGCAGGCCGCCGCCGACCGTCTCCGACGAGGGCACGGGAACCTCGTCGAGGAGGCGCTCGTGGCCGGTGACCTCGCCGACGTCGAGTCGGAGTGA
- a CDS encoding creatininase family protein: protein MYLADHTWEELGDYFDRESLAIVPVGSTEQHGPHLPEATDHLIAEAYAREAAERTGYLCTPTVKIGVSPHHRQFHGTMWVDAPAFRDYMTSLARNLTYHGVDRIVFVNAHGGNVQHLREVGRRLHDAGDAYALEWMWDESIPDLVNDSFERNGPHGGPKETAMIQYLRPDLVREDRLEAARDDGWADFDAEAEQARRNGSRTFYDSVENSANGVFGDQTDATAEKGEELFEAATDQLVELCEWLAERDRSALLPADHV from the coding sequence ATGTACCTGGCCGACCACACGTGGGAGGAGTTGGGCGACTACTTCGACCGGGAGTCGCTGGCCATCGTCCCCGTCGGCAGCACCGAACAGCACGGCCCGCACCTGCCGGAGGCGACCGACCACCTCATCGCCGAGGCGTACGCCCGCGAGGCGGCCGAGCGAACGGGCTACCTCTGCACGCCGACGGTGAAGATCGGCGTCAGCCCCCACCACCGCCAGTTCCACGGAACGATGTGGGTCGACGCGCCCGCGTTCCGCGACTACATGACCTCGCTGGCGCGCAACCTCACCTACCACGGCGTCGACCGCATCGTGTTCGTCAACGCCCACGGGGGGAACGTCCAGCACCTCCGGGAGGTCGGACGGCGACTCCACGACGCTGGCGACGCCTACGCTCTGGAGTGGATGTGGGACGAGTCGATCCCGGACCTCGTGAACGACAGCTTCGAGCGCAACGGTCCCCACGGCGGGCCGAAGGAGACGGCGATGATACAGTACCTCCGCCCGGACCTCGTCCGAGAGGACCGTCTCGAAGCCGCCCGCGACGACGGCTGGGCGGACTTCGACGCGGAGGCCGAGCAGGCCCGCCGGAACGGGTCGCGGACGTTCTACGACTCCGTCGAGAACTCCGCGAACGGCGTGTTCGGCGACCAGACGGACGCGACCGCCGAGAAGGGAGAGGAGCTGTTCGAGGCCGCGACAGACCAGCTGGTGGAACTCTGCGAGTGGCTCGCCGAGCGCGACCGGTCGGCGCTCCTCCCGGCCGACCACGTGTAG